One segment of Pseudophryne corroboree isolate aPseCor3 chromosome 10, aPseCor3.hap2, whole genome shotgun sequence DNA contains the following:
- the LOC134966688 gene encoding uncharacterized protein LOC134966688, with protein sequence MGLGCLCPAVALIAACPRQGSHQVTTRRYKVTLELEGGSREAADGAGAGAFSAAQRVARACRELGAAAAQLHLQPRRDESLQSPRTPALGRAGRTPFLLSGSPPPFLPTDVQADARVSESEDEDVTYVATEESGSDQSTASGHRAGLEGLALRSVAPSTLKAYKQAWGEWEEFARGRKQRGKSGHRMMLSFIWQLYVSGRSRAVVSRYLAGIAFFCRIKGVPDLTKSGILLKAMKGWARVAPTPPDRRRPIDAALLPGIIGSVGAIASSMFESLLFRLAFSMAYHGAFRISELVAPSKQTDSRMLVEDVVVSGRSLLCRLRRSKTDQVGKGRWVTLVPALEESICPVRLAVQYEAVRPDCRGSWLLHYDGLPVTKFQFRWMMGRCLTSMGLSPSHFGTHSFRIGAATAAAAAGFSGAQIQAVGRWKSSCYKRYIRPVA encoded by the exons ATGGGTCTGGGTTGCCTATGCCCAGCGGTGGCTCTAATCGCCGCGTGCCCCCGGCAAGGCAGTCATCAGGTGACGACGCGGCGTTACAAGGTCACGCTCGAGCTTGAGGGCGGGTCCAGGGAGGCGGCGGATGGCGCGGGCGCAGGTGCCTTTTCAGCCGCCCAGAGGGTTGCACGCGCGTGCCGGGAGCTGGGGGCGGCCGCAGCGCAGCTGCATTTACAGCCAAGGCGGGACGAGAGTTTGCAGTCACCTCGCACGCCGGCCTTAGGTCGGGCTGGGCGCACGCCATTTTTGTTGTCCGGGTCCCCTCCCCCTTTTCTGCCCACAGATGTTCAAGCGGATGCAAGGGTGTCGGAATCGGAGGACGAGGATGTTACATATGTCGCGACTGAGGAGTCTGGATCTGAccaatctacggcttcag gtcatcgagccggactggaaggtctagcactacGTTCGgtagcgccatccacgcttaaggcttacaagcaggcctggggcgaatgggaagaatttgctagaggacggaagcaacgaggtaagagcgggcatcggatgatgctttcttttatttggcagctttatgtttcgggtaggtctagagcggtggtgtcccggtacttggctggcattgcattcttctgcagaattaagggtgttcccgatttgacgaaaagtggcattctgcttaaggctatgaaaggatgggcgcgcgtggcgcctacgccgcctgacagaaggcggcccattgatgcggcgttgctgccaggcatcattgggtcggttggagccatcgcatcatctatgtttgaatcgctgctttttagattggcgttctctatggcttaccacggcgcctttaggatatcggagttggtagcgccttctaagcaaactgattcgcgcatgctagtagaggacgtagtggtgagtgggaggtccttgctgtgcagattgcgacgctctaagacggaccaggtggggaagggccgatgggtcaccctggttccggcacttgaggagagcatatgcccagtacggttggcagtacaatatgaggcagtgaggcccgactgtcgggggtcgtggttgctgcactatgacgggctgccagtaacgaagttccaatttcggtggatgatgggtcgctgtctgacgagcatgggcctttccccctcccacttcggtacacactccttccgcattggggctgctacggcggcagcggccgcgggtttttcgggagcccaaatccaggcggtgggacgatggaagtcgtcctgttataagcggtacattcgccccgtcgcctga